One Ricinus communis isolate WT05 ecotype wild-type chromosome 7, ASM1957865v1, whole genome shotgun sequence genomic region harbors:
- the LOC8286784 gene encoding stress-associated endoplasmic reticulum protein 2 produces the protein MTTSRRLADRKVERFEKNITKRGTVPETTTKKGKDYPVGPLLLGFFIFVVIGSSLFQIIRTATSGGMA, from the exons ATg ACAACATCAAGGCGACTTGCAGATAGGAAGGTGGAGAGGTTCGAGAAGAACATAACAAAGAGAGGAACAGTGCCTGAGACAACTACAAAGAAGGGAAAGGACTATCCAGTTGGCCCTCTTCTGCTTGGTTTCTTCATTTTCGTTGTCATTGGTTCAT CTCTATTCCAGATAATCAGGACAGCAACAAGCGGTGGCATGGCATAA
- the LOC8285483 gene encoding histidine kinase 3 has translation MSLLHVFGFGLKVGHLLWLLCCWIVSVISMNWFINGEIVETKTGLLGDGGGKMWLKFWEKISKSNCKMHQHYYQYIGSKRVRKTWWRKLLMAWVIGWIMVSLWIFWYMSSQATEKRKEALASMCDERARMLQDQFNVSMNHVQAMSILISTFHHGKNPSAIDQRTFARYTERTAFERPLTSGVAYAVRVLHSEREQFERQQGWTIKKMDTLEQNPVHKDDYIPELLEPSPIQEEYAPVIFAQDTISHVVSIDMLSGKEDRENVLRARESGTGVLTAPFRLLKTNRLGVILTFAVYKRDLPSNATPNERIQATDGYLGGVFDIESLVEKLLQQLASKQTILVDVYDTTNESHPISMYGSNVSDNGLQHVSALNFGDPHRKHEMHCRFKQKAPWPWLAITTSIGVLVIVLLIGHIFHATVNRIAKVEDDYHEMMELKKRAEAADIAKSQFLATVSHEIRTPMNGVLGMLHMLMDTNLDVTQQDYVRTAQASGKALVSLINEVLDQAKIESGKLELENVQFNLRAILDDVLPLFSEKAQVKGVELAVYISDSVPELLIGDPGRFRQIIINLMGNSIKFTHQGHVFVTVHLVEEVIDSIDVETGSSSRNTVSGFPVADRRRSWAGFRTFSQEGSNRALLPSSDHINLIVSVEDTGEGIPLEAQPRIFIPFMQVGPSTSRKYGGTGIGLSISKCLVGLMNGEIGFVSIPRIGTTFTFTAVFANGCSNTNECNSQKISSQSNTITSEFRGMTALIVDSRPVRAKVSRYHVQRLGMHVEVVSDLNQALSSINSGNILINVVLIEQEVWDKDSSISALFVNNTRKIDHGVSPKLFLLANSINSSRANAVASAVYTPSVIMKPLRASMLAASLQRAMGVGNKGNAHNGELSNLLLGRKILIVDDNSVNLKVAAGALKKYGADVVCIESGEKAIKLLTPPHQFDACFMDIQMPEMDGFEATRRIRDREHNFKNSIQSGDKTVGGYENLPNWHVPILAMTADVIQATHEECSKCGMDGYVSKPFEAEQLYREVSSFFQPTSAVIL, from the exons ATGAGTTTGCTCCATGTATTTGGGTTTGGTTTAAAGGTTGGGCATCTACTTTGGTTGCTATGTTGCTGGATTGTATCAGTAATTTCAATGAACTGGTTCATTAATGGTGAAATTGTGGAGACTAAGACTGGTTTACTTGGTGATGGTGGTGGCAAGATGTGGCTTAAGTTTTGGGAGAAGATCTCAAAGAGTAATTGCAAGATGCACCAGCACTACTACCAGTATATTGGGTCAAAGAGAGTAAGAAAAACATGGTGGAGAAAACTTTTGATGGCATGGGTAATTGGCTGGATCATGGTCTCTTTATGGATCTTCTGGTATATGAGTTCACAAGCCactgagaaaagaaaagaggccCTTGCAAGCATGTGTGATGAGAGAGCTAGGATGCTACAGGATCAATTCAATGTGAGCATGAACCATGTGCAGGCTATGTCCATTTTGATCTCAACCTTTCACCATGGCAAGAACCCTTCTGCTATTGATCAG AGGACTTTTGCAAGGTACACAGAAAGAACTGCTTTTGAGAGGCCCCTCACAAGTGGTGTGGCATATGCTGTAAGGGTGCTCCACTCTGAAAGGGAACAATTTGAGAGACAACAAGGCTGGACTATTAAGAAGATGGATACCCTCGAACAAAATCCAGTTCATAAGGATGACTATATCCCAGAATTATTGGAGCCATCCCCAATTCAAGAAGAATATGCCCCTGTCATCTTTGCACAAGATACCATTTCACATGTGGTTTCTATTGATATGCTGTCTGGAAAA GAAGACCGGGAAAATGTCTTGCGTGCTAGGGAATCAGGAACGGGAGTTCTGACTGCTCCTTTTAGGTTACTCAAAACTAACCGCCTTGGAGTTATCTTGACATTTGCTGTCTACAAAAGAGATCTCCCCTCCAATGCTACACCGAACGAGAGGATTCAAGCAACTGATGG GTATCTTGGAGGAGTCTTTGATATCGAATCACTTGTGGAAAAACTACTTCAACAGCTTGCAAGCAAACAAACTATCCTAGTGGATGTTTATGACACTACTAATGAGTCTCACCCCATCAGCATGTATGGTTCAAATGTGTCAGATAATGGGTTGCAACATGTTAGCGCTCTTAATTTTGGCGATCCCCACAGAAAGCATGAGATGCATTGCAG GTTCAAACAGAAAGCACCATGGCCATGGTTGGCAATAACAACTTCAATTGGTGTTCTTGTGATTGTGTTACTTATTGGACATATATTCCACGCAACTGTAAATCGAATTGCCAAAGTTGAGGATGATTATCATGAGATGATGGAGCTTAAAAAACGAGCTGAGGCAGCTGATATTGCAAAATCTCAG TTCCTTGCTACAGTTTCCCATGAGATAAGAACCCCAATGAATGGTGTTCTAG GAATGTTACATATGCTTATGGACACTAATCTGGATGTAACTCAACAAGATTATGTCAGAACTGCACAAGCCAGTGGAAAAGCTTTGGTCTCACTGATCAATGAGGTTTTAGATCAAGCAAAAATTGAATCTGGTAAGCTTGAGCTTGAGAACGTGCAATTCAACCTGCGGGCAATTCTAGATGACGTACTGCCACTCTTTTCTGAAAAGGCTCAAGTGAAAGGCGTTGAG CTGGCAGTTTACATTTCTGATAGTGTTCCTGAATTACTAATTGGCGATCCAGGAAGGTTTCGGCAAATCATAATCAATCTCATGGGGAATTCGATAAAA TTCACGCATCAAGGACACGTCTTTGTCACTGTCCATCTTGTTGAGGAGGTAATCGACTCCATAGATGTGGAGACAGGATCATCATCAAGGAACACTGTGAGTGGTTTTCCTGTAGCAGACAGACGCCGAAGCTGGGCAGGATTTAGGACATTCAGCCAAGAAGGATCGAATCGTGCACTCTTGCCATCCTCTGACCATATCAATCTAATTGTGTCAGTTGAAGATACTGGAGAAGGGATCCCTCTTGAAGCTCAACCTCGCATCTTCATTCCTTTTATGCAGGTTGGTCCATCCACTTCCAGAAAATATGGAGGCACAGGCATTGGCCTAAGTATAAGCAAGTGTTTGGTTGGCCTCATGAATGGAGAAATTGGGTTTGTAAGCATACCAAGGATCGGGACCACCTTTACATTTACTGCTGTTTTTGCCAATGGCTGCTCCAACACAAATGAGTGCAACAGCCAGAAAATCAGCAGCCAGTCTAACACCATAACCTCAGAATTTCGAGGCATGACAGCATTGATTGTGGATTCCAGGCCTGTTAGGGCCAAGGTTTCAAGATATCATGTCCAGCGTCTCGGAATGCATGTTGAAGTTGTCTCTGACTTGAATCAAGCCTTATCTAGCATAAATAGTGGGAATATACTCATTAATGTGGTTCTTATTGAACAAGAAGTTTGGGATAAAGATTCTAGTATTTCAGCTCTCTTTGTTAACAATACAAGGAAAATTGATCATGGCGTTTCTCCAAAATTGTTCCTTCTGGCTAATTCTATCAACTCTTCCAGAGCAAACGCTGTAGCTTCTGCTGTTTACACCCCAAGTGTCATCATGAAACCCCTGAGGGCAAGTATGCTGGCTGCATCTTTGCAGCGAGCAATGGGTGTCGGGAACAAGGGGAATGCACACAATGGGGAACTAAGCAACCTTCTTCTGGGACGAAAAATTCTTATTGTAGATGACAATAGTGTAAACCTCAAAGTAGCTGCTGGTGCTTTGAAAAAGTATGGAGCTGATGTGGTATGTATAGAGAGTGGGGAAAAGGCAATAAAATTGCTTACCCCGCCACACCAGTTTGATGCCTGCTTCATGGACATCCAGATGCCAGAAATGGATGG ATTTGAAGCTACAAGGAGAATTCGGGATAGAGAACACAATTTCAAGAATTCTATTCAAAGTGGAGATAAGACAGTTGGAGGCTATGAAAATCTTCCAAATTGGCATGTGCCCATTTTAGCGATGACTGCAGATGTAATCCAGGCTACTCACGAGGAATGCTCAAAATGTGGAATGGATGGATATGTTTCTAAACCATTTGAAGCTGAACAATTGTATAGGGAAGTTTCAAGCTTCTTCCAGCCAACCTCCGCTGTCATTTTGTAG